TCATGGACAGTCACAATGACATTGTCCATCGACATACCCATCTTGCGAGCTGTACTCTCCATGATGCGAATATTGGCCTGGTGTGGCACCAACCAATCGATTTGCTCTGGCTTGAGATTGGCTTTTTCCAAGGCTTCATGTGCAACTTGCTCAAGCACTTTGACGGCCAACTTAAATACCGCAGGACCATCCATAGTTAAGTAAGCAGAGCCATCTACACCACCCTGCTTAGCACGCCCTGGTACGCATAGAATATCGCGCTGACTACCATCAGCATGTAAAGCCGTTGCCAAAATGCCAGGCTCAGAAGAAGCTTCTAGCACGACTGCACCAGCGCCATCACCAAACAAAACAGAAGTAGTGCGATCTTGAAAATCCAAAATGCGAGAGAAGGTTTCTGCACCCAAAACTAATACTTTTTTGTAAGCACCTGTACGGATAAATGCATCTGCAATGGCGAGGGCATAAGTAAACCCAGCGCATACTGCCTGCACATCAAATGCTGCGCAATTGGTATGGGCTCCAAGCTTATCTTGCACTACACAAGCTGTACTTGGGAAACCACCTAAATGATCTGGCGTCGATGTTGCTAAGATAATCAAATCAAGATCTTCTGAGGTACAGCCAGCTGCCTCTAATGCTGCTTGCGCAGCTTTGACTGCCAAGTCACTCGTGAGTTGATTTTCTGCAGCAAAATGACGAGCAGAAATTCCGCTGCGAGTCACAATCCATTCATCACTAGTCTCAAGACCAATCTTTGCTAAACGTTCAACGAGGTCTTGATTACTTAAACGTAACTCAGGAAGATAGCTTCCAGTTCCCGCTATCCGTGAATAGGTACTCATGATTATTTTGTCTCCGCCACAAAAGCTTGAGCGATACGCTCTACCATGCGATTTTTTGCTGCCTCATATGCGCGATCA
The window above is part of the beta proteobacterium CB genome. Proteins encoded here:
- a CDS encoding 3-oxoacyl-(acyl-carrier-protein) synthase III, with protein sequence MSTYSRIAGTGSYLPELRLSNQDLVERLAKIGLETSDEWIVTRSGISARHFAAENQLTSDLAVKAAQAALEAAGCTSEDLDLIILATSTPDHLGGFPSTACVVQDKLGAHTNCAAFDVQAVCAGFTYALAIADAFIRTGAYKKVLVLGAETFSRILDFQDRTTSVLFGDGAGAVVLEASSEPGILATALHADGSQRDILCVPGRAKQGGVDGSAYLTMDGPAVFKLAVKVLEQVAHEALEKANLKPEQIDWLVPHQANIRIMESTARKMGMSMDNVIVTVHEHGNTSAASIPLALDVGVRSGQIQRGQHLLLEGVGGGFAWGAAVIKY